The stretch of DNA GCATGCTCTGGTACTGGACGGTAAAGGCGGTGCGCGTTCGATTGCCCGGACTGAGCTCGACGATCTGCAGTTGCAGGCCCATGAGAGCCTGTGGCTGCACTGGGATCGCAGTCATCCGCAAACCCAGACCTGGCTGCGCAAGTCCAGCGGCCTGAATGAGTTCAGCTGCGACCTGTTGCTGGAAGAAAACACCCGCCCGCGCCTGTTGCCGTTGCCGGATGCCGAGCTGTTGCTGTTTCTGCGCGGGGTCAATCTCAACCCCGGTGCCGAGCCGGAAGACATGGTCTCGGTGCGGATTTTCGCCTCCGCCCAGCGCGTTATCTCGTTACGTCTGCGCCCGCTGCGCGCCACCGATGAACTGTTGGCGCTGTTGAGCGAGGGCAAGGGTCCGAAAACTTCCTCCGAACTGATCCTTTATCTGGCGCAATTCCTCACCAACAAGGTGCAGGATCTGGTCACGTGCCTGTCGGAACTGGTCGATGAAGAGGAAGAAAAACTGGATGCCGACGAACGGTATACCCCCGAGCATGGCTCGATTTTGCACATCCGTCGCCGGGCTGCCGGACTGAAGCGTTTTCTGGCGCCGCAGCGGGATATTTTCGGACAGCTGACGCGGATAAAACTGCCGTGGTTCGTCGACGATGACGCCGACTACTGGAACGAATTGAACAACAGCCTGACCCGCTATCTCGAAGAGCTGGAATTGACCCGAGAGCGCATGGGGCTTGTGCTGGAGGCCGAAGACCGGCGTTTGAACGTGCGCATGAATCGCACGATGTACCGCTTCGGCATCATCACCTGCATCTTCCTGCCGATGAGTTTTCTCACCGGTCTGTTAGGCATCAACGTGGGCGGCATTCCGTTCTCGAGCAGCCCTTATGGGTTCCTCATCGCCTGTCTGACGGTGCTGGCGATGGCGTTTGGTCAATGGTGGTTATTCCGCCGTTTGCGCTGGGTATGAAAATGCAACATGTGACCCGACCAAATTTGCCCGCGTCTTTCACAGACATCACGAGAGGTGCGTATGCACGATCCGTTTGAACAGTCTTTGCGCGACATGCTCAACGCCTCGCCGTCCAGCCGCGACGACGATGCCTGCCTGGGTCGCGTACTCAAAACCGCCAACCGCCAGGTCGGCGCCGGTGATCTGTTCAGCCTGCTGGGCCGCTGGCTGCCCGCGCTGATGATTGCCCTGAATAACGGCTCGGCCCACGTCTCGCCGGTTTCCCGTCTTCGTAAAACCACCGCTCGCACTGCTGATAAGGCTGATTGAATATGGAACTTGATCTCTGGACTCAGAGCCTCGTCACTGCAATGACTGCGTTGTGGACCAAAGTCGCTAATTTCATCCCGAACCTGTTCGGCGCACTGGTGGTGCTGCTGTTGGGTTTCGTGGTGGCTAAACTGCTCGATACCTTGCTGTCCAAATTGCTCGCCAAGCTGGGCCTCGATCGCCTGATGGGCGGCACCGGGCTGACCAAATTGATGTCGCGTGCCGGGCTGCAAGTGCCGATCTCGACCCTGATCGGTAAAATCGTTTACTGGTTCGTTCTACTGATTTTCCTGGTTTCAGCAGCAGAGTCCCTTGGACTTGAGCGAGTTTCAGCTACGCTGGACATGCTGGCGTTGTATTTGCCGAAAGTTTTCGGCGCCGCGCTGGTGTTGCTGGTGGGTGTTTTGCTCGCACAACTGGCCAACGGGCTGGTGCGCGGTGCGGCAGAAGGCGTAGGGCTGGACTACGCTTCAGGTTTGGGTCGAATTGCTCAGGGGCTGGTGATCATCATCAGCATCTCGGTTGCGATCAGTCAGCTTGAGGTCAAAACCGACCTGCTGAACCATGTGATCGTCATCGTATTGATTACCGTTGGTCTGGCGGTTGCGCTGGCAATGGGGTTGGGAAGCCGGGAAATTGCCGGTCAGATTCTTGCGGGAATCTATGTGCGTGAGTTGTATCAGGTTGGGCAACAAGTGCGTGTTGGTGAGGTCGAAGGCCAGATCGAAGAGATCGGCACGGTTAAAACCACATTGCTGACCGATGAGGGTGAGCTAGTCTCACTTTCCAATCGGATCCTGCTGGAACAGCATGTGAGTAGCCGCTAACCCGGCAAACCCTGCTAATGTATGCCGCCGCAAAATGCCCTGAGAGGGTAGCGGCGGACATTGACCTGACTGTCGGCACGACTTGTTTTGAATAAAGCCCAAACGCTATCCACGCGCTATGACCCCCGTGAGCTCTCTGATGAGGAGTTGGTCGCGCGCGCGCATACCGAGCTGTTTCACGTGACGCGCGCCTATGAAGAACTGATGCGGCGTTACCAGCGAACATTATTTAACGTTTGTGCGAGATATCTTGGGAACGATCGCGACGCAGACGATGTCTGTCAGGAAGTGATGCTGAAGGTGCTGTACGGCCTGAAGAACTTCGAGGGGAAATCGAAGTTCAAAACGTGGCTGTACAGCATCACTTACAACGAATGCATCACGCAGTATCGGAAGGAACGGCGAAAGCGTCGCTTGATGGACGCCTTGAGTCTGGACCCCCTGGAAGAAGCGTCGGAAGAAAAGGCGCCGAAACCCGAGGAGAAGGGCGGACTCGATCGCTGGCTGGTGTATGTGAACCCGATTGACCGTGAAATTCTGGTGCTACGATTTGTCGCAGAGCTGGAGTTTCAGGAGATCGCAGACATCATGCACATGGGTTTGAGTGCGACAAAAATGCGGTACAAACGTGCTCTAGACAAATTGCGTGAGAAATTTGCAGGCATTGCTGAAACTTAGTTCAGCGCAAATATCTCTTACGTGTAGGCAAGTTCTGATAGACTTGCCGCCGAGTTGTCCCCCGGTTTGCGGGACTGCTTCACAATCACCAGATGGGGATTTAACGGATGAAACTGAAAAACACCTTGGGCTTGGCCATTGGTTCTTTGATTGCCGCTACTTCGTTCGGCGCACTGGCACAAGGCCAAGGCGCAGTTGAAGGCGAACTGTTCTACAAGAAGCAGTACAACGACAGCGTTAACCACGTCGAAGACGGCTTCAACCCAGGCGCCTCTATCGGTTACTTCTTGACCGACGACGTGTCGTTGAACCTGACCTACGACAAGAACAACCACACCCGTTCGAACGACGGCACCGGCAGCCAGAAACTGCACGGCGACAACTTCGGCCTGAACGCTCAGTACCACTTCAACAACGCTGGCGACGCTCTGCGTCCTTACGTTTCCGGTGGTGTTAAGCACGGCAGCCTGACCAACGTTGCTGCTGACGGCCACACTGGTCGCGATCAGTCGACCTACCTGACTGCTGGCGCTGGCGTTAAGTACTACTTCGCTGAAAACTTCTACGCCCGTGCTGGTGTAGACGCTGACTACAAACTGGACAACGGTCGCTGGAACTACGCTCCAGTTGTTGGCCTGGGTGTGAACTTCGGTGGCGGCGGCAAGCCAGCTGCTGCTCCAGTTCCAGCTCCAGCTGAAGTCTGCTCCGACAGCGACAACGATGGCGTTTGCGACAACGTTGACAAGTGCCCGGACACCCCAGCCAACGTAACTGTTGACGCTGATGGCTGCCCAGCAGTTGCAGAAGTTGTTCGTGTTGAGCTGGACGTTAAGTTCGACTTCGACAAGTCGGTCGTCAAGCCAAACAGCTACGCTGACATCAAGAACCTGGCTGACTTCATGAAGCAGTACCCAGCCACTCACACCACTGTTGAAGGTCACACTGACTCCGTCGGTCCTGACGCTTACAACCAGAAACTGTCTGAGCGTCGTGCAAACGCCGTTAAGCAAGTTCTGACCAACCAGTACGGTGTTGAATCGTCCCGCGTTCAGTCGATCGGCTACGGCGAATCCCGCCCAGTTGCTGACAACAAAACTGAAGCTGGTCGCGCTGTTAACCGTCGCGTAGAAGCGCAGGTTGAAGCTCAAGCTAAGTAATTAGCTCGCCGCTTTGAGAAAAGCCCGGCTCAGGCCGGGCTTTTCTTTGCCTGCGATTTGGCTTTGAAGCTTAAAAGATCGCAGCCTGCGGCAGCTCCTACATGACGTGTGCAGACCCCATGCAGGAGCTGCCGCAGGCTGCAATCTTTTGTTCTTCAACAACAGCAGCTACTGCGCCGATCACGAGAATGGCCGGGCTCTTGAGCTCAAACCGGCAGGCATCGTCACTCATCGTTGCGAGATCGCTTCGGCATTCACGTTGCTCAGGCAGTGACGCATTTTCAATCATCGCCACCGGCGTTTCCGCCGCCATCCCGCCCGCCAACAACTGATCGCGAATCTCGCCAAGCTTGGCCACTCCCATGTAAATCACCAGTGTCGTCCCGCCCTGCGCCAACGCCTGCCAATTCAACTGGCTGTCGTCCTGGGTGTGCGCCGTCACCAGCGTCACGCCGCGCGCCACACCACGCAACGTCAGTGGAATATCGCACTGTGTCGCGCCGGCGAGTCCAGCGGTAATGCCATTGACCAGCTCCACCTCAACCCCACGCTCGCGCAACCACTGCGCCTCTTCACCGCCACGGCCGAAAATGCACGGGTCGCCGCCCTTGAGCCGCACCACGCATTTACCCTGACGCGCATATCGCAACATCAAGCGGTGGATAAACGCCTGCGGTGTCGAGCGGCAGCCGCCGCGCTTACCCACCGCGATGATACGGGCGCCAGGGCAGTGCTCCAGCACCGCGTCGTTGACCAGATCATCGATCAGCACCACATCGGCCTCACGCAATGCGCGCACCGCTTTGAGGGTCAACAGTTCCGGGTCGCCGGGGCCTGCGCCAACCAGCCAGACTTTTGCATTCATGCGGTTTTCCTCATCAGATGACGGCGGTTGCTTGCACGTCGGCAGCCAGCAGGCGTTTTATTTCCGGGACGCAGGAGCCGCATTGCGTGCCGCAGCCCAGCGTGTCTTTCAAACCCTGCAAGTCCAGGCCCTGGCGAATGCCGGTGCAGACGGCGTTGAGGCTGACGTTTTTGCAGTTGCACAACGTTTTATCCACAACGATCTGCGCTCCGGCGCTACCCGGTGGTGCGCTCATCGGCGCCAGTAGCCAGCGCCGCAGTTGCTGGTCTGCTCGGCCTTCCAGCCAAAGCCCTTGCAGCCAATGCTGTGCGAGGGTTTCGCCGGCCAGTCGAATTGCGGTGATCCGGCCGTTTTCAATGCGTACACGCTTGCCGATGGCCCGACGCGGGTCGTCATAGGCCAACACCGGGCCGTCGATCAGCGACAGACAACGGTCGATGTCACCCAGCAACTGCGGATCCGGCGCCTCGCTGCTGGCAGCGCGTATCAGCAACGCCGATCGTTCACGTCCGACAAGGCTGAGACTTACGTAGGAAAATGCCTCACAGAGCGGTCGTAGGCTCTCAAAATGCCGTTGAACATCGCCCTCGATGAGTGCGAACAAGTGCCATGGCAAACTCACCGGCTCCAGACGTACGCCGCTGTGTTTGAGTTCGGGCTGTTTCGACAAAGGGTCGAAGGCCGGCAAGGTCAGGCTGTTTACCCCGCCCTTGAGAAACCGGTCGCCCCAGTGCATCGGTAGAAAGGCCTGACCCGGGCGCACGCTGTCGTCGTTGTCGACTGCCACGATGAGCGCACCGCGCCGACTCTTCAGATTGACCAGATCGCCCGGCTGCAAGCGATGCCGACGCAGTTCGTCCGGGTGCAGGCTCAACACTGCCTCACTGACATGGCCGAACAGTTGCGCGGAGGTGCCGGTGCGGCTCATACCGTGCCATTGATCGCGCAGGCGTCCGGTGATCAGGGTCAGCGGAAACCGCGCATCCCGTTGTTCTTTGGCGGCGCGATAGGGCTCAGCGATGAATTGCGCGCGACCATTGATTGTAGGAAAAATACCGTCCTCATACAGGCGGGATGTGCCTTTGCGGGCGCCGGTGGGGAAGGGCCATTGCTGCGGCCCGATCTCGTCGATCAAGGCGCGGCTGATCCCGGACAAATCCAGATCACGTCCGCGTGTCAGCCCTTTGAATTCATCGAACAGCTGCGAAGGCTGTTCGAAGGCAAATAGAGCGGGTAGCTGCGGGCGCAGACGTTTCTCCAGTCGCTGTGCGAAATCCACCGTGATCGCCCAGTCCGGCCGTGCTTCTCCGGGTGGGAGAATGGCTTTGCGAACGTGGGAAATACGCCGCTCGGAATTGGTCACCGAACCTTCCTTTTCACCCCAACTGGCGGCGGGCAACAGCAGGTCGGCGAACGCCGCGGTTTCAGTGGTGCGAAAGGCTTCCTGCAGCACCACGAACGGGCAGGCCTGCAGCGCTTCGCGAACGGCGTGTTGATCAGGCATCGACTGAGCAGGGTTGGTGCAGGCAATCCACAGCGCCTTGATCTGGCCGCTGCGAACCTGCTCGAACAGCTCAATGGCGCTGAGCCCGGTATTCTCCGGCAACCGATCAACGCCCCAATACGCCGCCACTTCGGCGCGGTGTTCAGGATTGGCTGCGTCACGGTGGCCGGGCAGCAAATTCGACAGGCTGCCGGTTTCGCGCCCGCCCATGGCATTCGGCTGACCGGTCAATGAGAAAGGTCCTGCGCCCGGGCGCCCGATTTGCCCGGTGGCCAGGTGCAGATTGATCAGCGCGCTGTTCTTTGCGCTGCCGGCGGTGGACTGATTCAGGCCCATGCACCACAAAGACAGGAAGCTCGGTGAGGTCCCCACCCATTCAGCGCATTGTTGCAATTGCTCGAGGCTGATCCCGCACAACTGCGAAACCATCTGCGGGGTGTAATCACGCACCAGGTCCTTCAGCTCAGGCAAGCCCTCGGTGTGCGCCTGGATGAAGTCACGGTCGATCCAGTCTTCCCACAACAACAGGTGCAAAATCCCATGGAACAGAGCGACATCGGTGCCGGGTAGAATCGCCAGATGCAGGTCCGCGAGATCACAGGTGTCGGTGCGCCGGGGGTCGATGACGATGACTTTCATCTGGGGACGGCGGGATTTTGCTTCTTCCAGCCGACGAAAAAGCACCGGGTGGGCGTAGGCCATGTTACTGCCGACGATCATCACGCAATCACTGAGCTCCAGGTCTTCGTAGCTGCACGGCGGTGCGTCGGCGCCCAGGCTGCGTTTGTAGCCAACCACCGCCGACGACATGCACAGCCGTGAATTGCTGTCGATGTTGTTGGTGCCGACCAGCGCCCGCGCCAGTTTGTTGAAGGCGTAGTAATCCTCGGTCAGCAGTTGCCCGGAGATGTAGAACGCCACGCTGTCCGGGCCGTGCTCGGCGATGGTCTCGGCGAACACGTTGGCGGCGTGTTCCAGTGCGGTGTGCCAATCGGTGCGGCTGCGCGCCAGCCCTTTGCCCAGGCGCAGTTGCGGGTATAGCGCACGGGCCGCAAGGTCGCCGGTCAGGTGCAAGGTCGAGCCTTTGCTGCACAGCTTGCCGAAGTTGGCCGGATGCGCCGGATCGCCGCTGACGCCGAGGATGCGCTCGCCGTCATGCTCGATCAGCACGCCGCAGCCGACGCCGCAGTAGCAGCAGGTCGAGGCGGTTGTCTGGCGGCTCATCAGACGGCATCCCGTAGCGCCAGTTGTACCCGGCCATTCTCGACCCGCGCCGGATGATGATGCGCGCAGCCGATGTCCGGCGCCTGGGCTTCGCCGGTCTGCAGATCGATCTGCCAGTTGTGCAGGGGGCAGGCCACGCGTTTGCCGTAGATCAACCCCTGGGACAATGGCCCGCCCTTGTGCGGGCAGCGGTCGTCGAGGGCGAAAACTTCGTCGTCGCTTGTACGAAAAATCGCGATGTCGCCTTTGGGCCCGGCAATGATCCGCGAACCGAGGGCGTTGATCTCTTCCAGGGCACAGATATCGAGCCAGTTCATGCCGACACCTCCAGGTTTTTCACGGGGATCACGTCGAACTCTTTCTTCAGTTGCGGCTGCGCCAGGCGTTCTTTCCACGGGTCCTGTTCGAACGACAGGGAGAATTGCAGGCGTTCGTTCAGGGCTTTGCGACGCTCCGGATCTTCGAGCACGGCTTTTTTGATGTGCTCCATGCCGACCCGTTGCAGGTAATGCACCGTGCGTTCGAGGTAGAAGGCTTCTTCGCGATACAGCTGCAGGAACGCGCCGTTGTATTCGCGGACTTCCTCGGCAGTTTTCAGCTTGACGAAGAATTCGGCGACCTCGGTTTTGATCCCGCCGTTGCCGCCGATATACATCTCCCAGCCGGAATCGACGCCGATAATGCCTACGTCCTTGATCCCCGCTTCCGAGCAGTTGCGTGGGCATCCGGAGACAGCGAGTTTCACTTTGTGTGGCGACCACATGTTGAACAGGTCGTGTTCCAGCTCAATGCCCAACTGCGTCGAATTCTGCGTGCCGAAGCGGCAGAACTCGCTGCCGACGCAGGTTTTCACGGTGCGGATGGATTTGCCGTAGGCGTGGCCGGAGGGCATGTCGAGGTCTTTCCAGACGCCGGGCAGGTCCTGCTTCTTGATCCCCAGCAGGTCGATGCGCTGACCGCCGGTGACCTTGACCATGGGCACTTTGTACTTGTCGGCTACGTCGGCAATCCGCCGCAGTTCCGAAGGATTGGTCACGCCGCCCCACATCCGCGGCACCACCGAGTAGGTGCCATCCTTCTGGATGTTGGCGTGGGCGCGTTCGTTGATCAGGCGCGATTGCGGATCGTCCTTGGCTTCGCCGGGCCAGGTCGAAATCAGGTAGTAGTTCAGCGCTGGCCGGCAGGTAGCACAGCCGTTGGGGGTGCGCCAGTTGAGGTAGCTCATGGTCCCGGCGATGGTCAGCAGGTGCTGTTCGCGAATGGCTTGGCGAATCTGCCCGTGGTTGAGGTCGCTGCAACCGCAGATGGCTTTTTCGCTTTTCGGTTTGACGTCGGCCGCGCCGCCGACGGTGTTGATCAGGATCTGCTCGACCAGCCCGGCGCAGGAGCCGCAGGAGCTGGCAGCCTTGGTGTGCTTTTTCACCTCATCGACGCTGAACAGGCCATGTTCCTGAATCGCCTTGACGATGGTGCCTTTGCACACGCCGTTGCAGCCGCAGACTTCGGCGGTGTCGGCCATGCTCATGGCTTTGTCCTGGCCCTGATGTCCTACGTCGCCGATAGAATTTTCACCAAACATCAAATGATCGCGGATCTCGCCGATGGCGTGATTCTCACGAATCTGTCGGAAATACCAACCGCCATCTGCCGTATCGCCGTACAGACAGGCGCCGACCAGCACGTCATCCTTGATCACCAGTTTTTTGTACACGCCGCCGATCGGGTCGGAGAGGGTGATGGTTTCGGTGCCTTCGCCGCCCATGAAGTCGCCGGCGGAAAACAGGTCGATGCCGGTGACTTTGAGTTTGGTCGAGGTCACCGAGCCCTGATAACGGGCGAAACCCAGTTGCGCGAGGTGGTTGGCGCAGACCTTGGCCTGTTCGAACAACGGCGCCACCAGGCCGTAGGCAATTCCGCGATGGCTGGCGCACTCGCCGATGGCATAAATACGCGGATCGTAGGTCTGCAGGGTGTCGTTGACCAGAATCCCACGGTTGCACGGGATGCCGGCGCGTTCCGCCAGTTCGGTGTTGGGGCGAATGCCGGCGGCCATCACCACCAGATCGGCAGGGATGATCTCGCCGTTGTTGAATTGCACCGAGCCGACTCGGCCATTGCCCGCATCGTGCAGGGCCTGGGTCTGTTCGCACAGGCGAAAGTGCAGGCCACGGGATTCGAGGGCGCTTTGCAGCAGTTGCCCACTGGTCTTGTCCAGTTGCCGCTCCAGCAGCCATTCGCCGATGTGCACCACGGTGACGTGCATGCCGCGCAGCATCAGGCCGTTGGCGGCTTCGAGGCCCAGCAGGCCGCCACCGATGACCACCGCGTGCTTGTGGGTTTTCGCGGTGTCGATCATCGCCTGGGTGTCGGCGATGTCGCGGTAGCCGATCACGCCCTGCAACGTGTTGCCAGGGATTGGCAGGATGAATGGGGTCGAGCCGGTGGCGATCAGCAGGCGATCGTATTCGGCCTCGGTGCCGTCTTCGGCGATTACCCGGCGTTTGACCCGGTCGATCTGCACCACCTTGCGGTTGAGCAGCAACTTGATGTTGTTTTCGAGGTACCAGTCGAGGTCATTGAGCACGATCTCTTCGAAGGTCTGCTCGCCGGCCAGCACCGGTGACAGCAGGATGCGGTTGTAGTTGGTGTGCGGTTCGGCGCCGAAGACCGTGATGTCGTACAGCTCGTTGCTCAACTTGAGCAGTTCTTCCAGGGTGCGAACCCCGGCCATGCCATTGCCGATCATCACCAGTTTGAGTTTTTTCATCAGGTTCTCCGGAGGAGCTGCGGCTGGCCTCTTGTGGGCAGTCAGGCCTGGCTCGAGAATTTTTTCGCAAACAAAAAAAGGCGTCCCGCTAGTTGCCTAGCGAGGACGCCTTTGTCCTGGTCCCGTTCTCTCGGGAAGCCCGACCTTCGTCGTTGAAGGGTGGGCTTTATGTATGGTGAAAAGGGTAATGCAGTGGTTGTGCCA from Pseudomonas sp. P8_229 encodes:
- a CDS encoding zinc transporter ZntB, which produces MFEEENAQWGLVHALVLDGKGGARSIARTELDDLQLQAHESLWLHWDRSHPQTQTWLRKSSGLNEFSCDLLLEENTRPRLLPLPDAELLLFLRGVNLNPGAEPEDMVSVRIFASAQRVISLRLRPLRATDELLALLSEGKGPKTSSELILYLAQFLTNKVQDLVTCLSELVDEEEEKLDADERYTPEHGSILHIRRRAAGLKRFLAPQRDIFGQLTRIKLPWFVDDDADYWNELNNSLTRYLEELELTRERMGLVLEAEDRRLNVRMNRTMYRFGIITCIFLPMSFLTGLLGINVGGIPFSSSPYGFLIACLTVLAMAFGQWWLFRRLRWV
- a CDS encoding mechanosensitive ion channel family protein — its product is MELDLWTQSLVTAMTALWTKVANFIPNLFGALVVLLLGFVVAKLLDTLLSKLLAKLGLDRLMGGTGLTKLMSRAGLQVPISTLIGKIVYWFVLLIFLVSAAESLGLERVSATLDMLALYLPKVFGAALVLLVGVLLAQLANGLVRGAAEGVGLDYASGLGRIAQGLVIIISISVAISQLEVKTDLLNHVIVIVLITVGLAVALAMGLGSREIAGQILAGIYVRELYQVGQQVRVGEVEGQIEEIGTVKTTLLTDEGELVSLSNRILLEQHVSSR
- the sigX gene encoding RNA polymerase sigma factor SigX, producing MNKAQTLSTRYDPRELSDEELVARAHTELFHVTRAYEELMRRYQRTLFNVCARYLGNDRDADDVCQEVMLKVLYGLKNFEGKSKFKTWLYSITYNECITQYRKERRKRRLMDALSLDPLEEASEEKAPKPEEKGGLDRWLVYVNPIDREILVLRFVAELEFQEIADIMHMGLSATKMRYKRALDKLREKFAGIAET
- a CDS encoding OmpA family protein; this encodes MKLKNTLGLAIGSLIAATSFGALAQGQGAVEGELFYKKQYNDSVNHVEDGFNPGASIGYFLTDDVSLNLTYDKNNHTRSNDGTGSQKLHGDNFGLNAQYHFNNAGDALRPYVSGGVKHGSLTNVAADGHTGRDQSTYLTAGAGVKYYFAENFYARAGVDADYKLDNGRWNYAPVVGLGVNFGGGGKPAAAPVPAPAEVCSDSDNDGVCDNVDKCPDTPANVTVDADGCPAVAEVVRVELDVKFDFDKSVVKPNSYADIKNLADFMKQYPATHTTVEGHTDSVGPDAYNQKLSERRANAVKQVLTNQYGVESSRVQSIGYGESRPVADNKTEAGRAVNRRVEAQVEAQAK
- the cobA gene encoding uroporphyrinogen-III C-methyltransferase, with product MNAKVWLVGAGPGDPELLTLKAVRALREADVVLIDDLVNDAVLEHCPGARIIAVGKRGGCRSTPQAFIHRLMLRYARQGKCVVRLKGGDPCIFGRGGEEAQWLRERGVEVELVNGITAGLAGATQCDIPLTLRGVARGVTLVTAHTQDDSQLNWQALAQGGTTLVIYMGVAKLGEIRDQLLAGGMAAETPVAMIENASLPEQRECRSDLATMSDDACRFELKSPAILVIGAVAAVVEEQKIAACGSSCMGSAHVM
- a CDS encoding molybdopterin-dependent oxidoreductase, whose protein sequence is MSRQTTASTCCYCGVGCGVLIEHDGERILGVSGDPAHPANFGKLCSKGSTLHLTGDLAARALYPQLRLGKGLARSRTDWHTALEHAANVFAETIAEHGPDSVAFYISGQLLTEDYYAFNKLARALVGTNNIDSNSRLCMSSAVVGYKRSLGADAPPCSYEDLELSDCVMIVGSNMAYAHPVLFRRLEEAKSRRPQMKVIVIDPRRTDTCDLADLHLAILPGTDVALFHGILHLLLWEDWIDRDFIQAHTEGLPELKDLVRDYTPQMVSQLCGISLEQLQQCAEWVGTSPSFLSLWCMGLNQSTAGSAKNSALINLHLATGQIGRPGAGPFSLTGQPNAMGGRETGSLSNLLPGHRDAANPEHRAEVAAYWGVDRLPENTGLSAIELFEQVRSGQIKALWIACTNPAQSMPDQHAVREALQACPFVVLQEAFRTTETAAFADLLLPAASWGEKEGSVTNSERRISHVRKAILPPGEARPDWAITVDFAQRLEKRLRPQLPALFAFEQPSQLFDEFKGLTRGRDLDLSGISRALIDEIGPQQWPFPTGARKGTSRLYEDGIFPTINGRAQFIAEPYRAAKEQRDARFPLTLITGRLRDQWHGMSRTGTSAQLFGHVSEAVLSLHPDELRRHRLQPGDLVNLKSRRGALIVAVDNDDSVRPGQAFLPMHWGDRFLKGGVNSLTLPAFDPLSKQPELKHSGVRLEPVSLPWHLFALIEGDVQRHFESLRPLCEAFSYVSLSLVGRERSALLIRAASSEAPDPQLLGDIDRCLSLIDGPVLAYDDPRRAIGKRVRIENGRITAIRLAGETLAQHWLQGLWLEGRADQQLRRWLLAPMSAPPGSAGAQIVVDKTLCNCKNVSLNAVCTGIRQGLDLQGLKDTLGCGTQCGSCVPEIKRLLAADVQATAVI
- the nirD gene encoding nitrite reductase small subunit NirD — translated: MNWLDICALEEINALGSRIIAGPKGDIAIFRTSDDEVFALDDRCPHKGGPLSQGLIYGKRVACPLHNWQIDLQTGEAQAPDIGCAHHHPARVENGRVQLALRDAV
- the nirB gene encoding nitrite reductase large subunit NirB, producing MKKLKLVMIGNGMAGVRTLEELLKLSNELYDITVFGAEPHTNYNRILLSPVLAGEQTFEEIVLNDLDWYLENNIKLLLNRKVVQIDRVKRRVIAEDGTEAEYDRLLIATGSTPFILPIPGNTLQGVIGYRDIADTQAMIDTAKTHKHAVVIGGGLLGLEAANGLMLRGMHVTVVHIGEWLLERQLDKTSGQLLQSALESRGLHFRLCEQTQALHDAGNGRVGSVQFNNGEIIPADLVVMAAGIRPNTELAERAGIPCNRGILVNDTLQTYDPRIYAIGECASHRGIAYGLVAPLFEQAKVCANHLAQLGFARYQGSVTSTKLKVTGIDLFSAGDFMGGEGTETITLSDPIGGVYKKLVIKDDVLVGACLYGDTADGGWYFRQIRENHAIGEIRDHLMFGENSIGDVGHQGQDKAMSMADTAEVCGCNGVCKGTIVKAIQEHGLFSVDEVKKHTKAASSCGSCAGLVEQILINTVGGAADVKPKSEKAICGCSDLNHGQIRQAIREQHLLTIAGTMSYLNWRTPNGCATCRPALNYYLISTWPGEAKDDPQSRLINERAHANIQKDGTYSVVPRMWGGVTNPSELRRIADVADKYKVPMVKVTGGQRIDLLGIKKQDLPGVWKDLDMPSGHAYGKSIRTVKTCVGSEFCRFGTQNSTQLGIELEHDLFNMWSPHKVKLAVSGCPRNCSEAGIKDVGIIGVDSGWEMYIGGNGGIKTEVAEFFVKLKTAEEVREYNGAFLQLYREEAFYLERTVHYLQRVGMEHIKKAVLEDPERRKALNERLQFSLSFEQDPWKERLAQPQLKKEFDVIPVKNLEVSA